One segment of Pseudomonas asgharzadehiana DNA contains the following:
- a CDS encoding ABC transporter substrate-binding protein, producing the protein MNFKRIFPVVALAALMSQAVEARELKALGISMGSLGNPYFVTLADGATARAKELNPNVKVTSVSADYDLSKQFSQIDNFISSKVDLILINAVDPSAMASAIKKARDAGIVVVAVDVDAKGVNATVQTDNVEAGKLACQFLVDKLSGKGNVIIQNGPQVTAVTDRVKGCKAALAGAPEIKVLSDDQDGKGSREGGLNVMQGYLTRFPKIDGLFAINDPQAIGSDLAAKQLKRSGIIITSVDGAPDIENALKTDTQIQASASQDPWAMAQTAVSVGNDLLNDKAPAEAVTLLTPKLITRDNVGTYSGWSSKH; encoded by the coding sequence ATGAACTTCAAACGCATATTTCCCGTTGTTGCTTTGGCTGCCCTGATGTCCCAAGCCGTCGAAGCGCGTGAACTCAAGGCCCTTGGCATCAGCATGGGCTCGCTCGGCAACCCGTATTTCGTGACGCTGGCCGACGGTGCAACCGCTCGCGCCAAAGAGCTGAATCCCAACGTCAAGGTCACTTCAGTGTCCGCCGACTATGACTTGAGCAAGCAGTTCTCACAGATCGATAACTTCATCTCGTCCAAGGTCGACTTGATTCTGATCAACGCCGTCGACCCGTCCGCGATGGCCTCGGCGATCAAGAAAGCGCGGGACGCCGGTATCGTGGTGGTGGCCGTGGATGTGGACGCCAAGGGGGTGAACGCCACGGTGCAGACCGACAACGTGGAAGCCGGCAAGCTGGCCTGCCAGTTTCTGGTGGACAAACTCTCGGGCAAGGGCAATGTGATTATCCAGAACGGCCCGCAGGTGACCGCCGTGACCGACCGTGTCAAAGGCTGTAAAGCCGCGCTGGCCGGGGCGCCGGAGATCAAGGTGCTGTCCGACGACCAGGACGGCAAGGGTTCGCGTGAAGGCGGCTTGAATGTGATGCAGGGTTACCTCACGCGCTTCCCGAAAATCGACGGCCTGTTCGCGATCAACGACCCGCAGGCCATCGGCAGCGACCTGGCGGCCAAGCAGCTCAAGCGCAGCGGTATCATCATTACCTCGGTAGACGGTGCGCCGGATATCGAGAACGCCCTGAAGACCGATACGCAGATCCAGGCCTCCGCCAGCCAGGACCCGTGGGCCATGGCCCAGACCGCAGTGAGCGTGGGCAACGACCTGCTCAACGACAAAGCCCCAGCCGAAGCGGTGACCCTGCTGACGCCAAAACTGATCACCCGCGACAACGTCGGCACGTACAGCGGCTGGTCGAGCAAGCATTGA
- a CDS encoding LacI family DNA-binding transcriptional regulator gives MVTMDDVASRAGVSTSTVSHVLNGTRKVSPATVLAVQQAIQALGYIPNTLARSLARSSTNTIGVAISALSNHYFSETVHAIETECAKHGYMMLFVDTHDDPEQELRVVTALHHRRVDGIVLAPSNGSLALEYLRANEIPAVLVDRMMSEQFDQVGVENIQPTQALIEHLIAHGHRRIGFIAGRSGFSTTDERVAGYRAALQAQGLAFDAQLLVNGGSNTEPARQATVQLLGLASPPTAIMAGNNLMTLGAMHALRDAHIEVPGQMALVGFDDFEWADFFVPRLSLIAQPVKALGARAVDLLLHRMASPDAPPQSVRLAPTLQLRNSCGCSKLE, from the coding sequence ATGGTCACCATGGACGACGTGGCAAGCCGGGCAGGGGTGTCGACGTCGACCGTGTCCCATGTGCTGAACGGCACCCGCAAAGTCAGCCCGGCTACGGTGCTGGCGGTGCAGCAGGCGATCCAGGCGTTGGGGTACATTCCCAATACCCTGGCGCGCTCGCTGGCCCGTTCCAGCACCAACACCATCGGCGTGGCGATCTCGGCGCTGTCCAACCACTACTTCAGCGAAACCGTGCACGCGATTGAAACCGAGTGCGCCAAACACGGTTACATGATGCTGTTTGTCGACACCCATGACGACCCGGAGCAAGAGCTGAGGGTGGTCACGGCGCTGCATCATCGGCGGGTCGACGGCATTGTGCTGGCGCCGTCGAACGGCTCATTGGCCTTGGAATATCTGCGGGCCAACGAGATTCCGGCGGTGTTGGTGGATCGGATGATGAGCGAGCAGTTCGATCAGGTCGGGGTGGAGAATATCCAGCCCACCCAGGCCCTGATTGAGCACCTGATTGCTCACGGGCATCGACGTATCGGGTTTATCGCCGGGCGCAGCGGGTTCAGCACCACCGATGAGCGGGTGGCCGGTTATCGCGCGGCGTTGCAGGCGCAGGGGCTGGCGTTCGACGCGCAGTTGCTGGTCAACGGCGGCTCCAATACCGAGCCGGCACGCCAGGCCACGGTGCAACTGTTGGGGCTGGCATCGCCACCCACCGCGATCATGGCCGGTAATAACCTGATGACACTCGGCGCGATGCATGCCCTGCGAGACGCGCACATTGAGGTGCCGGGGCAGATGGCCCTGGTGGGGTTTGATGATTTTGAATGGGCCGATTTCTTCGTGCCGCGCCTCAGCCTGATCGCACAGCCGGTCAAGGCGCTGGGGGCGCGCGCCGTCGACCTGTTGCTGCACCGCATGGCATCGCCCGACGCCCCGCCGCAAAGCGTGCGCCTGGCACCGACCCTGCAATTACGTAACTCCTGTGGCTGTTCGAAATTGGAATAA
- the xylB gene encoding xylulokinase — MNCPVSLGIDLGTSELKAILMGLDGTVLAHTGVRLSVSRRHSGWSEQAPEDWWQACLQALEQLRGHEAFARVACIGLSGQMHGAVLLGADDRVLYPAILWDDSRAVAEAEQLGPELAEVTGSLPMAGLTAPKLLWLQRHEPEVFNALDCVLSPKDYLRLRLCGERISEMSDAAGTLWLDVARRDWFTPMVRATGLEPAQLPRLVEGGAASAEVTLNGLGLPAKVVIAGGGGDNPVAAVGIGAINAGDGFITLGTSAAIVAITDHAAGNPASAVHSFCHALPDRWYTMGAMLAGASCLRWVTRLTGTADEQALLEQVQAQLPIGQPVPLGTPLFLPYLAGERTPHNDPLLRGGFMNLGHDCTPAMLGYAVMEGVGFGLLDALRAVQSAGADVTACALVGGGARSGYWAQLLANILQRDIFTLHGSELSACIGAAKLGFMAIGQGAELLAAGMPVKARYKPDLRQQPVLAARYRKFQGLLSAAKSLHD, encoded by the coding sequence ATGAACTGTCCTGTTTCCCTTGGCATTGACCTGGGTACCTCCGAACTCAAAGCCATCCTCATGGGCCTGGATGGAACCGTGCTGGCGCACACCGGCGTGCGCTTGAGCGTGTCGCGGCGCCATAGCGGCTGGTCCGAGCAGGCACCGGAGGACTGGTGGCAGGCCTGTCTGCAGGCGCTGGAGCAATTGCGCGGCCATGAAGCGTTTGCCCGCGTGGCGTGTATCGGCCTGTCCGGGCAAATGCACGGTGCGGTGTTATTGGGCGCTGACGACCGCGTGCTGTACCCGGCGATTCTGTGGGACGACTCGCGCGCCGTCGCCGAGGCCGAACAGTTGGGGCCTGAATTGGCCGAAGTGACCGGCAGCCTGCCCATGGCCGGGCTCACCGCGCCCAAGCTGCTGTGGCTGCAACGCCATGAGCCGGAGGTGTTCAACGCCCTCGACTGCGTGCTCTCGCCCAAGGATTACCTGCGCTTGCGGCTGTGTGGCGAACGCATCAGCGAGATGTCGGACGCCGCCGGCACGCTGTGGCTGGATGTGGCGCGGCGCGACTGGTTCACGCCCATGGTGCGCGCTACCGGCCTTGAACCCGCGCAGTTGCCCAGGTTGGTGGAGGGCGGTGCGGCGAGTGCCGAGGTTACCCTGAACGGGTTGGGTTTACCCGCCAAAGTGGTGATTGCCGGCGGTGGCGGTGACAACCCGGTGGCCGCCGTGGGCATCGGTGCAATCAATGCCGGTGATGGTTTCATTACCCTGGGCACCAGCGCGGCGATTGTGGCGATTACCGACCACGCCGCCGGCAACCCGGCGAGTGCGGTGCACAGCTTCTGCCATGCGTTGCCCGACCGCTGGTACACCATGGGGGCCATGCTCGCCGGTGCCAGTTGCCTGCGTTGGGTCACACGGCTCACGGGCACGGCCGATGAACAGGCGCTGCTGGAGCAGGTGCAGGCGCAGTTGCCGATCGGCCAACCCGTGCCGCTGGGCACACCGCTGTTCTTGCCCTACCTGGCCGGGGAGCGCACGCCGCATAACGATCCCCTGTTGCGGGGCGGCTTTATGAACCTGGGGCATGACTGCACCCCGGCGATGCTCGGGTATGCGGTGATGGAAGGCGTGGGTTTCGGCCTGCTGGATGCACTGCGCGCGGTGCAATCGGCCGGTGCCGACGTGACAGCCTGCGCCCTGGTAGGCGGCGGTGCCCGCAGCGGGTACTGGGCGCAGTTGTTGGCCAATATCCTCCAGCGAGACATTTTTACCTTGCACGGCAGCGAATTGAGCGCGTGCATCGGCGCGGCGAAGCTGGGGTTTATGGCGATTGGGCAAGGCGCGGAGTTGCTGGCGGCGGGCATGCCGGTCAAGGCGCGGTATAAGCCAGACCTGAGGCAGCAGCCGGTGTTGGCGGCGCGCTATCGCAAGTTCCAGGGGTTGCTGAGCGCCGCAAAGAGCCTTCACGACTAA
- a CDS encoding Lrp/AsnC family transcriptional regulator: MIDTIDQQLIAALMDDSRLSLKALAGITGLSSPSVGERLRRLEERGVLTHYTVDIDPSHFGYLLQAIVRIRPLPGKLQEVERQIQAIPEFTECDKVTGDDCFIARLHVRAMDHLDSLLDRLNAYAETNTAIVKKTPVKRRLPPLASD, translated from the coding sequence ATGATCGACACCATCGACCAACAACTGATCGCCGCCTTGATGGACGACTCACGTTTGTCCCTCAAGGCGCTTGCGGGGATCACCGGGCTGTCTTCGCCCAGCGTGGGCGAGCGCCTGCGCCGCCTGGAAGAACGCGGCGTGTTGACCCACTACACCGTCGATATCGACCCCAGTCACTTCGGCTACCTGCTGCAAGCCATCGTGCGCATCCGCCCCCTGCCGGGAAAATTGCAGGAAGTGGAACGCCAGATCCAGGCGATTCCCGAGTTCACTGAATGCGACAAGGTGACGGGCGACGACTGCTTCATCGCGCGTTTGCATGTGCGCGCCATGGACCACCTCGACAGCCTGCTCGACCGGCTCAATGCCTACGCCGAAACCAACACCGCCATCGTCAAGAAAACCCCGGTAAAACGGCGATTGCCGCCGCTGGCCAGCGACTGA
- a CDS encoding DMT family transporter produces the protein MDSSIRRGSWEMVAAMLISGTIGWCVLVSGVSVIEVVFWRCVIGGLTLLIVCALLGYLRLDLLSWAKLGLAMLSGVAIVGNWLLLFESYSRASIAISTAVYNVQPFILVMLAALLLGEKITVQKLAWLSVAFLGMLAIVTAHGEQQSGGGDYLTGIALALGAAFLYALAALIIKRLKEVPPHLMALIQVVTGALLLAPLVPWNSLPAAGNAWAALVTLGVVHTGLMYVLLYGAIQKLPTAITGALSFIYPIAAILVDWVAFGHRLGWLQWLGVAAILLAAAGLQRGWWWPRSNVSAYPGR, from the coding sequence ATGGATTCATCCATCCGTCGCGGTTCGTGGGAAATGGTCGCCGCCATGCTGATTTCCGGCACCATTGGCTGGTGTGTGCTGGTGTCGGGCGTGTCGGTGATCGAGGTGGTTTTCTGGCGCTGCGTGATCGGTGGGCTGACGCTGCTGATCGTGTGCGCGTTGCTGGGCTACCTGCGCCTGGATTTGCTCAGTTGGGCCAAGCTTGGGTTGGCGATGCTCAGTGGCGTGGCCATTGTCGGCAACTGGTTGCTGTTGTTTGAATCGTACTCGCGCGCGTCCATCGCCATCAGCACGGCGGTGTATAACGTGCAGCCGTTCATATTGGTGATGCTGGCGGCGCTGTTGCTGGGTGAAAAAATCACCGTGCAGAAGCTGGCGTGGCTGAGTGTGGCGTTTCTCGGGATGCTGGCGATTGTCACCGCCCATGGCGAGCAGCAGAGCGGGGGCGGGGATTACCTGACGGGGATTGCGCTGGCCTTGGGGGCGGCGTTTCTGTATGCGCTGGCGGCGCTGATCATCAAGCGCTTGAAGGAAGTACCGCCGCACTTGATGGCGCTGATCCAGGTGGTCACCGGCGCGTTGCTGCTGGCGCCGCTGGTGCCGTGGAACAGCCTGCCGGCGGCGGGCAATGCCTGGGCGGCATTGGTCACGCTGGGGGTGGTGCATACCGGTTTGATGTATGTGTTGCTGTACGGCGCGATCCAGAAACTGCCGACGGCCATCACCGGCGCGCTGTCGTTCATCTACCCGATTGCCGCGATCCTGGTGGACTGGGTTGCCTTCGGCCATCGCCTGGGCTGGCTGCAATGGCTGGGGGTGGCGGCGATTCTGCTGGCGGCGGCGGGGTTGCAGCGGGGCTGGTGGTGGCCCCGCTCGAACGTCAGTGCGTACCCTGGAAGATGA
- a CDS encoding peptidase U32 family protein, with amino-acid sequence MSLPKHHLELLSPARDVAIAREAILHGADAIYIGGPSFGARHNACNEVSDIAQLVEFARRYHARVFTTINTILHDNELEAARKLIHQLYDAGVDALIVQDLGVMELDIPPIELHASTQTDIRTLGRAKFLDQAGFSQLVLARELNLQEIRAIADETDAAIEFFIHGALCVAFSGQCNISHAQNGRSANRGDCSQACRLPYTLKDDQGRVVAFEKHLLSMKDNNQSANIRALVEAGVRSFKIEGRYKDMGYVKNITAYYRQRLDDVLEDRPDLARASSGRTAHFFLPDPEKTFHRGSTDYFVTDRKIDIGAFDTPTFTGLPVGTVEKAGKRDLQVVTHEPLSNGDGLNVLVKREVVGFRANIAQAKGEFEEDGQKRYRYRVEPNEMPAGLHQLRPHHPLNRNLDHNWQQALLKTSAERRIGLAWVARLREDQLEITATSEEGISASVALPGPFGVANKPEQALDTLRDLLGQLGTTEYHATRTELDAPQAFFIPNSQLKALRREVIEALTAARVKAHPRGGRKAETTPPPVYPEAHLSFLANVYNQKARDFYYRHGVKLIDAAFEAHEETGEVPVMITKHCLRFSFNLCPKQAKGVTGVKTKVAPMQLIHGDEVLTLKFDCKPCEMHVVGKIKGHILGLPQPGSAVEHFNPQNIIFQGTH; translated from the coding sequence ATGTCCTTGCCCAAGCATCACCTGGAACTGCTCAGCCCTGCCCGCGATGTCGCCATCGCCCGCGAGGCCATCCTGCATGGCGCCGATGCCATCTACATTGGCGGCCCGAGCTTCGGCGCGCGCCATAACGCCTGTAACGAGGTGAGCGACATCGCCCAACTGGTCGAATTCGCGCGTCGTTACCATGCGCGCGTATTCACCACCATCAACACCATCCTGCATGACAACGAACTGGAAGCCGCGCGCAAGCTGATCCATCAGCTCTACGACGCCGGTGTCGACGCGTTGATCGTGCAAGACCTCGGTGTCATGGAGTTGGATATTCCGCCCATCGAGCTACACGCCAGCACCCAGACCGACATTCGTACCCTGGGCCGGGCCAAGTTCCTCGATCAGGCCGGCTTCTCCCAGCTGGTGTTGGCCCGTGAGCTGAACCTGCAAGAGATCCGCGCCATCGCCGACGAGACCGATGCCGCCATCGAATTCTTTATCCACGGCGCCCTGTGCGTGGCGTTCTCCGGGCAGTGCAACATCTCCCACGCGCAAAACGGCCGCAGCGCCAACCGTGGCGACTGCTCCCAGGCCTGCCGCCTGCCATACACCTTGAAAGACGACCAGGGCCGCGTCGTGGCCTTTGAAAAACACTTGCTGTCGATGAAGGACAACAACCAGAGCGCCAACATCCGCGCCTTGGTCGAAGCCGGCGTGCGTTCGTTCAAGATCGAAGGCCGCTACAAGGACATGGGCTATGTGAAAAACATCACCGCCTATTACCGCCAGCGCCTCGACGACGTCCTCGAAGACCGCCCGGACCTGGCCCGTGCGTCCAGCGGCCGTACCGCGCATTTCTTCCTGCCCGATCCGGAAAAAACCTTCCACCGGGGCAGCACCGACTACTTCGTCACCGACCGCAAGATCGACATCGGCGCGTTCGACACCCCGACCTTTACCGGCCTGCCGGTGGGTACCGTGGAAAAAGCCGGCAAGCGCGACCTGCAAGTGGTCACCCATGAGCCGCTGTCCAACGGCGATGGCTTGAACGTGCTGGTCAAGCGTGAAGTCGTGGGTTTTCGCGCCAACATTGCACAAGCCAAAGGTGAATTCGAAGAAGACGGCCAGAAGCGCTACCGCTACCGCGTCGAGCCGAACGAAATGCCCGCAGGCCTGCACCAACTGCGCCCGCATCACCCGCTCAACCGCAACCTGGATCACAACTGGCAACAGGCGCTGCTCAAGACCTCCGCCGAGCGCCGCATCGGCCTGGCGTGGGTAGCGCGCCTGCGTGAAGACCAGCTGGAAATCACGGCGACCAGCGAAGAAGGCATCAGTGCCAGCGTCGCCCTGCCCGGCCCGTTCGGCGTGGCCAACAAGCCTGAACAGGCGCTGGATACCCTGCGTGATCTGCTTGGCCAGCTCGGCACCACCGAGTACCACGCCACCCGCACCGAGCTGGATGCGCCACAGGCGTTCTTCATTCCCAACTCGCAGCTCAAGGCGCTGCGTCGCGAAGTGATCGAAGCGTTGACCGCCGCCCGCGTCAAAGCGCATCCGCGTGGCGGGCGCAAGGCCGAGACCACGCCGCCGCCGGTGTACCCGGAAGCGCATCTGTCGTTCCTGGCCAACGTCTACAACCAGAAGGCCCGCGACTTCTACTATCGTCACGGCGTCAAGCTGATCGACGCGGCGTTCGAAGCCCATGAAGAAACCGGCGAAGTGCCGGTGATGATCACCAAGCACTGCCTGCGTTTCTCGTTCAACCTGTGCCCTAAACAGGCCAAGGGTGTGACCGGGGTGAAGACCAAGGTGGCACCGATGCAGTTGATCCACGGCGACGAGGTACTGACGCTGAAGTTCGATTGCAAACCGTGCGAGATGCACGTGGTGGGCAAGATCAAGGGGCATATCCTTGGGTTGCCGCAGCCGGGCAGCGCCGTGGAGCACTTCAACCCGCAAAACATCATCTTCCAGGGTACGCACTGA
- a CDS encoding RidA family protein, translating to MANHDLSYTPDPDADSISSDVIGFNGILVSTQIPTRADGSLELGDITLQSECTLQALKVALEKAGSTMDRVMHLTIYLTDMADRAAFNEVYKRFFAKPWPVRAAVGVAALAVEGMRVEVTAMAAKA from the coding sequence ATGGCCAACCACGACCTGTCCTACACCCCCGATCCTGATGCCGACTCCATTTCCAGCGACGTGATCGGCTTCAACGGCATCCTGGTCTCCACCCAGATCCCGACCCGCGCCGACGGCAGCCTGGAGCTGGGCGATATCACCCTGCAAAGCGAATGCACCCTGCAAGCGCTCAAAGTTGCCTTGGAAAAGGCCGGCAGCACCATGGACCGGGTCATGCACCTGACCATTTATCTGACCGACATGGCTGATCGCGCCGCCTTCAATGAAGTCTACAAACGCTTCTTCGCCAAGCCCTGGCCCGTGCGTGCGGCGGTTGGCGTGGCGGCGCTGGCGGTGGAAGGCATGCGGGTGGAAGTCACCGCGATGGCGGCCAAGGCCTGA
- a CDS encoding isocitrate lyase/PEP mutase family protein — MSKKSHSALRRNFRELLATPACVETASVFDPMSARIAADLGFEVGILGGSVASLQVLAAPDFALITLSEFVEQATRIGRVAQLPFIADADHGYGNALNVMRTVEELERAGVAALTIEDTLLPAQFGRKSTDLISVEEGIGKVRAALEARVDSELSIIARTHAGVLPTEAVIERTLAYQQAGADGICMVGVSDFEHLEKIAEKLTVPLMLVTYGNPKLHDAQRLADLGVRVVVAGHGAYFAAIKATYDSLRAQRQLTHSTSNLSATELTHTYTLPESYVAWAEEFMDVKE, encoded by the coding sequence ATGTCCAAAAAATCTCACTCAGCGTTGCGCCGCAACTTCCGTGAACTGCTTGCAACGCCTGCGTGCGTTGAAACCGCCTCCGTATTCGACCCGATGTCCGCGCGTATCGCCGCCGACCTGGGTTTCGAGGTGGGCATCCTGGGTGGCTCTGTTGCCTCGTTGCAGGTATTGGCGGCGCCCGATTTTGCGCTGATCACACTGAGTGAGTTCGTTGAGCAGGCCACCCGAATCGGTCGTGTGGCGCAACTGCCCTTTATCGCCGACGCCGACCACGGCTACGGCAACGCCCTCAACGTGATGCGCACCGTCGAAGAGCTGGAACGTGCCGGTGTGGCCGCGCTGACGATTGAAGACACCTTGCTGCCGGCGCAATTCGGGCGCAAATCCACCGACTTGATTTCGGTTGAGGAAGGCATCGGCAAAGTCCGGGCGGCCTTGGAAGCCCGCGTCGATTCAGAGCTGTCGATCATTGCCCGTACTCACGCAGGCGTGCTGCCGACCGAGGCGGTGATCGAGCGCACCTTGGCGTATCAGCAAGCTGGCGCCGATGGGATTTGCATGGTGGGTGTCAGCGATTTCGAGCATCTGGAGAAGATCGCAGAAAAGCTCACCGTGCCGCTGATGCTGGTGACCTATGGCAACCCCAAACTCCATGACGCCCAGCGCCTGGCAGACCTGGGCGTACGCGTGGTGGTCGCGGGCCATGGCGCTTACTTCGCGGCGATCAAGGCCACCTATGACAGCCTGCGTGCCCAGCGTCAGTTGACCCATAGCACTTCGAACCTGAGCGCTACCGAGCTGACCCACACCTACACCTTGCCGGAAAGCTATGTGGCCTGGGCCGAAGAGTTCATGGATGTAAAAGAGTAA
- a CDS encoding ABC transporter substrate-binding protein → MRYLTKLAAGLAGLLLCLSATAQTLVVGDQSYNAQAVMEAAGVLDDLPYTLEWKQFTAGSPVAEALNVGSLDIGLLGDAPVLFLGALGAPIKVIAVSRQNLDGVAILVKKDSSIHSLADLAGKRAAIWKGSWSQQLLLTALDKAGVRPDALELRYLSALDASHALEGGSVDVIATWEPYVTQQERQGARVLATAEGLIPAQSFIAANAKAIDTKRAPISDFLQRLKKARDWARQHPANTDAYADAWAKRTRADADIARVWFARARTTVEPLTAQSPVEAQKTVDFFAGQGLVKPYAAASLFDDSFAASLQPVVAKTQP, encoded by the coding sequence GTGCGTTACCTGACAAAACTCGCGGCCGGGTTGGCCGGCCTGCTGCTGTGCCTGAGCGCGACCGCGCAAACACTGGTGGTGGGCGATCAAAGCTACAACGCCCAGGCCGTGATGGAAGCCGCAGGCGTACTGGACGATCTGCCTTATACCCTTGAATGGAAGCAATTCACCGCAGGCTCGCCGGTGGCCGAGGCACTCAACGTCGGCAGCCTCGACATCGGCTTGCTGGGGGATGCGCCGGTGCTGTTTTTGGGGGCTTTAGGTGCACCGATCAAGGTGATCGCCGTCAGCCGGCAAAACCTCGACGGCGTGGCCATCCTGGTAAAAAAGGACTCGTCGATCCACAGCCTCGCGGACCTTGCAGGCAAGCGTGCGGCGATCTGGAAAGGCTCCTGGAGCCAGCAGTTGTTGCTGACCGCGCTGGATAAGGCGGGCGTGCGCCCAGACGCGTTGGAACTGCGCTATCTCAGCGCGCTGGATGCCTCCCATGCATTGGAAGGTGGGTCGGTGGACGTGATCGCGACGTGGGAGCCTTACGTCACCCAACAGGAACGCCAAGGCGCGCGGGTTCTCGCGACGGCTGAAGGGCTGATTCCCGCCCAGAGTTTCATTGCGGCCAACGCCAAGGCCATCGACACCAAACGTGCGCCCATCAGCGATTTTCTTCAGCGCCTGAAGAAAGCGCGCGACTGGGCTCGCCAGCATCCCGCCAACACAGACGCTTATGCCGATGCCTGGGCCAAACGCACCCGGGCGGATGCCGACATTGCACGTGTCTGGTTTGCCCGGGCACGCACAACGGTCGAGCCGCTGACAGCCCAGTCTCCTGTAGAGGCACAAAAAACCGTGGACTTTTTTGCCGGCCAAGGGCTGGTCAAGCCTTATGCGGCGGCCAGTTTATTCGACGATTCATTCGCCGCGTCCTTGCAACCCGTCGTCGCCAAGACCCAGCCCTGA
- a CDS encoding LLM class flavin-dependent oxidoreductase, with the protein MMKRQLKLGALTMGCGGPGRHNLWLDPQLPADASVNVDWYIDIARQAEAALFDLVFIVDSQFITPGSPSHYLNRLEPLTLLSALAVSTRHIGLVGTLTTSYNSPYNVARRLASLDLISKGRAGWNVVTSGDAGTAGNYSRDEHYDYDTRYGRAAEHVQVVQGLWNSYEDDAFVRDRATGQFFDPSKLHSLNHRGEHFSVVGPLNIQRSPQGQPVIFQAGDSAQGRDLGAATADVIFTHAASIEQGQAFYREVKGRAVQLGRDPEQLLVMPGAEIYVGDTDEHAREIEQHYHQADHSFELALKEFGRNFGWHDFSQYDLDAAFPQQSLEAARSSFFTAAKRIADQAREKGFTLRQAVEFGRQLRPGAFVGSADTVAQKMADWFEARAVDGFNVYIGHPEQFNRFTEQVIPLLQARGVYRTAYEGTTLRESLGLDIPRFKRNGLPN; encoded by the coding sequence ATGATGAAAAGACAACTGAAACTCGGGGCCTTGACGATGGGCTGCGGCGGGCCAGGCCGCCACAATCTGTGGCTTGACCCTCAACTGCCGGCCGATGCCAGCGTTAACGTTGACTGGTATATCGACATCGCGCGCCAGGCCGAAGCGGCATTGTTCGACCTGGTGTTTATTGTCGACAGCCAGTTCATCACGCCGGGATCGCCGTCGCACTACCTGAACCGGCTCGAACCGCTGACACTGTTGTCCGCGCTGGCGGTCAGCACCCGCCATATAGGCTTGGTCGGTACGCTGACCACCTCGTATAACTCGCCGTATAACGTCGCGCGGCGTCTGGCCTCTCTGGATCTGATCAGCAAGGGCCGCGCCGGCTGGAACGTGGTGACCAGCGGAGATGCGGGCACGGCGGGCAATTACAGCCGCGACGAGCATTATGATTACGACACGCGCTACGGCCGTGCCGCCGAACACGTTCAGGTGGTGCAAGGGTTATGGAACTCTTATGAGGACGATGCGTTCGTGCGCGACCGTGCCACGGGGCAGTTTTTCGACCCGAGCAAGCTGCATAGCCTGAACCACCGGGGCGAGCACTTTTCGGTGGTGGGCCCGCTGAATATCCAGCGCTCACCCCAAGGCCAGCCGGTGATATTCCAGGCCGGTGATTCAGCGCAAGGTCGCGACCTGGGCGCCGCCACGGCCGATGTGATCTTCACCCACGCCGCCAGCATCGAGCAGGGCCAGGCTTTCTACCGGGAGGTAAAGGGCAGGGCAGTGCAGCTTGGTCGCGACCCGGAACAACTGCTGGTTATGCCGGGCGCGGAAATCTACGTCGGCGACACGGACGAGCATGCGCGGGAAATCGAGCAGCATTACCATCAGGCCGATCACAGCTTTGAACTGGCGCTGAAGGAGTTCGGGCGTAATTTCGGCTGGCATGACTTCAGCCAGTACGACCTCGACGCAGCGTTTCCCCAGCAGAGCCTGGAGGCCGCCCGCAGCAGCTTTTTTACCGCCGCCAAGCGCATTGCAGACCAGGCTCGCGAGAAAGGCTTCACGTTGCGCCAGGCGGTTGAATTCGGTCGACAACTGCGTCCGGGCGCCTTCGTGGGGTCGGCGGACACGGTCGCGCAGAAAATGGCGGATTGGTTCGAGGCGCGGGCGGTGGATGGCTTCAACGTTTACATTGGGCACCCGGAACAATTCAATCGCTTTACTGAACAGGTCAT